The following are encoded together in the Cohaesibacter gelatinilyticus genome:
- a CDS encoding YceI family protein: protein MTLSKIKTTFVAAAAIAASSVAALPALAADYVIDTKGAHASINFKIQHLGYSWLTGRFDTFSGNFSFDEKDPAASNVMVEIDTNSVNSNHAARDKHLRSADFLEVDKFPTASFKSTKVEVTGDKTAKIHGDLTLHGVTKSVVLDTKYVGGGKDPWGGFRQGFEATTQIALKDFGIKMDLGPASQTVDLSLHVEGVRK from the coding sequence ATGACTCTTTCAAAAATCAAGACCACCTTTGTTGCTGCAGCAGCTATCGCCGCCAGCTCAGTTGCTGCACTTCCAGCTTTGGCAGCAGATTATGTGATTGATACCAAGGGCGCTCATGCTTCCATCAATTTCAAAATTCAGCATCTAGGCTATAGCTGGCTGACCGGTCGTTTCGATACTTTCTCCGGCAATTTCAGCTTTGATGAGAAAGATCCTGCAGCCAGCAATGTGATGGTGGAAATTGACACCAACAGTGTCAACTCAAATCATGCTGCTCGCGACAAGCACCTGCGCAGCGCTGATTTTCTTGAAGTCGACAAGTTCCCGACGGCAAGCTTCAAAAGCACCAAAGTAGAAGTCACGGGTGATAAGACAGCCAAGATCCATGGTGATCTGACCTTGCATGGTGTCACCAAATCAGTTGTTCTGGACACCAAATATGTTGGTGGCGGTAAAGATCCCTGGGGCGGTTTCCGTCAGGGCTTTGAAGCAACCACTCAGATTGCTTTGAAAGATTTCGGCATCAAGATGGATCTTGGTCCAGCTTCCCAGACTGTTGACCTGTCTTTGCATGTTGAGGGCGTTCGCAAATAA
- a CDS encoding cytochrome b, protein MALKNTENGYGSLSRFLHWSMALLFFGMFGLGWWMVELTYYSPYYKTAPNLHISIGMVVALMLPIRFIWRLLSVEPDSSYLPWHERLASHVVHLLLYAGLAVLIVSGYLIFTADGRPLDIFGLFSLPSLIQVQGMENVAGFIHEYVAYGAIALVALHALAAIKHHFIDKDPTLRRMTQGET, encoded by the coding sequence ATGGCATTGAAAAATACAGAAAACGGATATGGCTCCCTTTCGCGCTTCCTGCATTGGAGCATGGCTCTTTTGTTTTTTGGCATGTTCGGTCTTGGCTGGTGGATGGTCGAACTGACCTATTACAGCCCCTATTACAAGACCGCTCCCAACCTTCATATCAGCATTGGCATGGTGGTGGCTTTGATGCTGCCTATTCGTTTCATCTGGCGTTTACTGAGCGTCGAACCCGATTCCAGCTATCTGCCATGGCATGAACGTCTGGCCTCTCACGTGGTTCATTTGCTGCTTTATGCCGGACTGGCTGTGCTCATTGTATCAGGCTATCTGATTTTTACCGCCGATGGGCGCCCTCTGGATATATTTGGCCTCTTCAGTCTGCCTTCTCTCATTCAGGTGCAGGGCATGGAGAATGTTGCAGGATTTATTCATGAATATGTTGCCTATGGCGCCATAGCACTGGTTGCTCTTCATGCTCTTGCCGCAATCAAGCACCATTTTATCGACAAAGATCCTACCTTGCGTCGTATGACGCAAGGAGAAACATAA
- a CDS encoding LysR family transcriptional regulator, giving the protein MDTLIGMRTFCAVVEEESFVRAAAKLELSAALTSKYVAQLEERLQVRLLNRTTRSLAVTQEGQAYYERCSQIIDQFDEMENLIREQKGVPTGRLRISAPITLAEQHLAHATSRFMELYPDVSVELKLADRYINLVDEGYDLAIRMGTLEDSSLIARKLAPMRVSVVASPGYLAKHGTPEHPHDLAQHQCIHDTNYLGGKMWGFTENGKDFTVPINGRLTTNSILAVRAALLEDGGIGSVPRYVVKDDIKKGLLKEILPDYLRDGGAVYAVYPHNRHLAAKVRVYVEFIASYFANQKDWQ; this is encoded by the coding sequence ATGGATACCTTGATCGGAATGCGCACTTTCTGTGCGGTAGTTGAAGAAGAAAGCTTTGTGCGCGCAGCTGCGAAACTTGAGCTTTCTGCAGCACTTACCAGTAAATATGTGGCTCAATTGGAGGAACGGCTGCAGGTGCGGTTGCTCAATCGGACCACTCGAAGTCTGGCTGTGACACAAGAGGGGCAGGCTTACTATGAGCGTTGCTCACAAATAATTGATCAGTTTGACGAGATGGAAAATTTGATCCGTGAACAAAAGGGTGTCCCGACCGGACGTCTACGCATTTCTGCACCGATCACCTTGGCTGAGCAACATCTGGCACATGCGACCAGTCGTTTCATGGAACTCTATCCGGATGTCTCAGTCGAATTGAAGTTGGCTGATCGTTATATCAATCTGGTTGATGAAGGGTATGATCTTGCTATCCGAATGGGAACACTGGAAGACTCAAGTCTGATTGCGCGTAAACTGGCTCCAATGCGTGTGTCGGTGGTGGCGTCGCCAGGATATCTTGCCAAGCATGGCACGCCGGAGCATCCCCATGATCTCGCTCAGCATCAGTGTATTCATGATACCAACTATCTGGGTGGCAAGATGTGGGGCTTCACCGAGAATGGCAAAGATTTCACCGTTCCCATCAATGGTAGACTGACAACAAACAGCATCTTGGCTGTCCGTGCCGCTCTCTTGGAAGACGGTGGGATCGGTTCCGTGCCACGCTATGTCGTCAAGGACGATATCAAAAAGGGACTACTAAAGGAGATCCTGCCTGACTATCTAAGGGATGGTGGGGCGGTCTATGCTGTCTACCCTCACAATCGCCATCTTGCGGCTAAAGTTCGCGTCTATGTTGAATTCATCGCGAGCTATTTTGCCAACCAAAAGGATTGGCAATAG
- a CDS encoding protein adenylyltransferase SelO: protein MSEPFANLPFDNSYGRLPGKFYSRLSPIAARSPYLVEFNQGLAEELRIANHFHDTEATARFLSGSRFPKHADPLAMVYAGHQFGNWVPRLGDGRALLAGEVKDSSGTLWDIHLKGSGPTPYSRNGDGLAALGPVIREYVVSEAMHALDVPTTRSLAVVTTGDNVRREEALEGAVLTRIARSHVRVGTFQYFYANQDHEALQQLADFCIDRLYPDCRNADNPVQALLAKVVEKQATLVAHWLSLGFIHGVMNTDNMAISGETIDYGPCAFMDRFHAAKTFSSIDRHGRYSWGNQPHMAHWNLAQLATALVPILAEDQSDAMQLAQEVLDGFAEQFNQSYLQRFGQKLGLVLKEEQEEAFLNTTLELLTKHQIDFTLFFRHLSEFARDNQHEGLANLFANRRAVAVWLDNWLMLMGQQVNDPSDRYQAMRKANPIYIPRNHQVEAAINAAYHGNFEVFRRLSEVLSKPYTEQAGAEEYEAEPSDNEMVHATFCGT from the coding sequence GTGTCGGAACCATTTGCCAATCTGCCTTTTGACAACAGCTATGGCCGATTGCCTGGCAAATTCTACTCGCGCCTGTCACCGATTGCCGCCAGAAGCCCATATCTGGTTGAATTCAATCAAGGACTGGCAGAGGAATTGCGCATTGCCAATCATTTTCATGATACAGAGGCAACAGCCCGTTTTCTTTCCGGTTCCCGTTTTCCAAAGCATGCCGATCCTCTTGCCATGGTTTATGCGGGCCATCAATTTGGCAATTGGGTTCCACGTCTTGGTGACGGGCGTGCACTGTTGGCTGGTGAAGTGAAAGATAGCTCCGGCACGCTGTGGGATATTCATCTGAAAGGATCGGGTCCAACCCCCTATTCTCGCAATGGCGACGGTCTGGCGGCTTTGGGGCCGGTGATACGGGAATATGTTGTCTCCGAAGCCATGCATGCACTGGATGTGCCGACCACGCGGAGTTTGGCTGTCGTCACCACCGGAGATAATGTACGCCGTGAAGAAGCTCTGGAAGGCGCAGTTCTGACCCGAATCGCTCGCAGTCATGTGCGGGTTGGCACCTTCCAATATTTCTATGCCAATCAGGATCATGAGGCACTGCAACAACTAGCAGATTTTTGCATTGACCGTCTCTATCCCGATTGTCGAAATGCCGATAACCCCGTTCAAGCCCTCCTGGCGAAGGTCGTTGAAAAGCAAGCAACATTGGTTGCTCATTGGCTAAGTCTAGGCTTCATCCATGGCGTCATGAATACTGACAACATGGCCATTTCAGGTGAAACGATAGATTATGGCCCATGCGCCTTCATGGATCGTTTTCATGCTGCCAAAACCTTCAGCTCCATTGATCGTCATGGCCGCTACAGCTGGGGTAACCAGCCCCATATGGCACATTGGAATTTGGCACAATTGGCCACCGCACTGGTGCCAATATTGGCGGAGGATCAATCTGACGCCATGCAACTGGCGCAAGAGGTTCTGGATGGCTTCGCAGAGCAGTTCAATCAAAGTTATTTGCAGCGCTTTGGGCAAAAGCTGGGTCTTGTCTTAAAAGAAGAACAGGAAGAAGCCTTTCTGAATACCACTCTTGAGCTTCTCACCAAACATCAGATTGATTTCACTCTCTTCTTCAGACATCTAAGCGAATTTGCCCGTGATAACCAGCATGAAGGCTTAGCCAATCTGTTCGCCAATCGCCGTGCTGTTGCCGTTTGGCTGGACAATTGGTTGATGTTGATGGGACAGCAGGTCAATGATCCGTCAGATCGTTATCAAGCCATGCGCAAGGCCAATCCGATCTATATTCCGCGCAATCATCAAGTCGAAGCAGCGATCAATGCCGCCTATCACGGCAATTTCGAAGTTTTTCGCCGATTGAGCGAAGTGCTCTCAAAGCCTTACACTGAACAGGCGGGGGCTGAGGAATATGAGGCAGAGCCCAGTGACAATGAAATGGTGCACGCAACCTTCTGCGGCACATAA
- a CDS encoding AbrB family transcriptional regulator: MTKQVILTLSIGAVGGILAYLAGFPAPFLTGSAIAVTIGCLSGLTLNIPNLIRNACFIGIGLSMGSGVTPNVLETISLWPFAFVILVVSLLGTFFGCRILLRRFWHFDAKSATLASSPGHLSFILGLSSQSNVDVAAVSIVQSIRVMVLTVAVPFVVSFMGLAGEPSSTARLFMSYWELGLLIPAAGLVGWLFIKLNFPAAFLLGGMLVSTLTHVTGTVTGQIPDWLSIIAFAIMGSLIGTRFADVSINQLKRSAGAGLVAVSWAAIIAISAGFLASWLLGLPLPQLLIAFAPGGLEAMAAMAVIMDVDTTFVAAQHVFRLFFLSFFAPMVLAFDDKMERKKAAS; this comes from the coding sequence ATGACCAAGCAAGTCATTTTGACTTTGAGCATCGGAGCAGTTGGGGGGATCCTGGCCTATTTGGCAGGATTCCCCGCTCCTTTTCTGACCGGCTCGGCCATTGCGGTCACTATTGGCTGTTTATCCGGCCTTACATTGAATATCCCCAATCTCATCCGAAATGCTTGTTTCATTGGAATTGGTTTGTCCATGGGATCGGGCGTAACCCCCAATGTTCTCGAGACAATCAGTCTTTGGCCTTTTGCCTTCGTCATTCTCGTTGTCTCACTGCTTGGGACATTTTTCGGCTGTCGGATATTGCTAAGGCGCTTTTGGCACTTTGATGCCAAGTCGGCCACACTGGCGTCCTCTCCCGGTCATCTGAGTTTCATCTTAGGGCTTTCAAGCCAAAGCAATGTCGATGTAGCAGCCGTCAGTATTGTTCAGTCGATCAGAGTGATGGTGCTTACTGTCGCCGTTCCTTTTGTTGTCAGTTTCATGGGATTGGCTGGAGAGCCATCATCAACAGCACGATTGTTCATGTCCTATTGGGAACTTGGTCTTCTCATACCTGCTGCAGGTCTTGTTGGATGGCTATTCATCAAGCTCAACTTTCCAGCTGCTTTTTTGTTGGGCGGTATGCTGGTCTCCACCCTCACCCATGTCACTGGCACTGTTACCGGCCAAATTCCCGATTGGCTGAGTATCATCGCCTTCGCCATCATGGGTAGCCTGATTGGCACACGGTTTGCTGATGTGAGTATCAATCAATTGAAAAGATCTGCGGGAGCAGGCCTCGTTGCGGTAAGCTGGGCCGCCATTATCGCGATCAGTGCGGGCTTCCTCGCCAGCTGGCTTCTTGGCCTACCTCTGCCTCAGCTCCTCATCGCCTTTGCGCCCGGTGGATTGGAGGCCATGGCTGCCATGGCTGTCATCATGGATGTCGACACGACCTTTGTTGCCGCCCAGCACGTGTTCCGCTTGTTCTTTTTGAGCTTCTTTGCTCCAATGGTTTTGGCCTTCGATGATAAAATGGAACGTAAGAAAGCCGCTTCCTGA
- a CDS encoding tripartite tricarboxylate transporter permease, protein MLDGILIGLGTALTPMNLIFVMIGCFVGTFIGMLPGLGPMSAIALMIPIASTLEPSAGIILMAAVYYGAIFGGSTSSILINAPGVASTVATSFDGFPMAKQGKAGKALAIAAYSSFSGGVIAAIFLLVAAPFLASVSLAFQSTDYFALMVLGLTAVAAFASKGDVLKALLMTVIGLMLSTVGTDQTQGVPRFTLGILDLTDGISFLLLVMATFALSEALIAILKPNDDSKRQEEKDASSHLGSMAVSKEEVKEMAPVIGRSSVLGFLIGVLPGAGATIASFLAYGTEQRIAGAEKGKLFGKGSVRGLSAPETANNAAATGSFVPLLTLGIPGSGTTAIMLGALIGYGIQPGPRLYIDQPEVFWSVIVSMWIGNIILLILNLPLIPYIAKVLAIPSRFLLPFILFFSLIGVYFVSFNTFDIQLMVLFGAVALFLRFLDFPMAPMILGFILGGMMEENLRRALLINNDSWSFLWERPLTLSILVIAGLCLIVPMVSPLFAKLRKAKPVETPTAD, encoded by the coding sequence ATGCTTGACGGTATCCTGATTGGTTTGGGCACCGCCCTCACCCCGATGAATTTGATCTTTGTGATGATTGGATGTTTCGTCGGCACATTCATTGGTATGTTGCCAGGCCTTGGCCCCATGTCTGCCATTGCTTTGATGATCCCGATCGCTTCAACGCTGGAACCTTCGGCTGGTATCATCCTGATGGCTGCCGTTTATTATGGTGCTATCTTCGGAGGGTCAACATCCTCCATTCTGATCAATGCTCCCGGCGTTGCCTCGACCGTTGCGACTTCCTTTGACGGCTTTCCCATGGCCAAACAAGGAAAGGCAGGCAAAGCTTTGGCCATTGCCGCTTATTCGTCTTTCTCCGGTGGTGTGATTGCAGCTATCTTCCTGCTTGTTGCGGCTCCTTTTTTGGCAAGTGTTTCACTGGCTTTTCAATCAACCGACTATTTTGCTCTCATGGTGCTGGGTCTGACCGCAGTGGCTGCCTTTGCCAGCAAGGGCGATGTGCTGAAAGCCTTGCTGATGACCGTGATTGGCCTGATGCTCTCCACCGTTGGCACCGACCAAACTCAAGGTGTACCACGCTTTACATTGGGCATTCTGGATCTGACCGATGGCATTTCCTTCCTTCTGCTGGTGATGGCAACATTTGCTTTGTCAGAAGCTTTGATTGCCATTCTGAAGCCAAATGATGATTCCAAACGCCAAGAAGAGAAAGATGCCTCCAGCCACTTGGGCTCCATGGCTGTCAGCAAGGAAGAAGTGAAGGAAATGGCTCCAGTCATTGGCCGCTCGTCAGTTCTTGGCTTCCTGATTGGCGTTCTTCCCGGTGCAGGTGCAACCATCGCCTCATTCCTTGCCTATGGTACAGAGCAGCGCATTGCCGGTGCGGAAAAAGGCAAGCTGTTTGGTAAAGGTTCCGTACGTGGTTTGTCTGCACCTGAGACCGCCAACAACGCCGCTGCTACTGGCTCCTTTGTGCCTCTTCTGACCCTTGGCATTCCTGGCTCTGGTACCACCGCCATCATGCTGGGAGCCCTGATTGGCTATGGTATTCAACCTGGACCACGTCTTTACATTGATCAGCCAGAAGTTTTCTGGTCCGTGATCGTATCCATGTGGATTGGCAATATCATCCTTCTGATTTTGAATCTGCCCTTAATCCCGTATATCGCCAAGGTGCTGGCCATTCCTTCTCGTTTCCTTCTGCCATTCATTCTATTCTTCTCCTTGATTGGTGTGTATTTTGTCAGCTTCAACACGTTCGATATTCAATTGATGGTGTTGTTTGGCGCGGTGGCTCTATTCCTTCGCTTCCTCGATTTCCCCATGGCTCCGATGATTCTAGGTTTCATTTTAGGTGGTATGATGGAAGAGAATCTGCGCCGGGCATTGTTGATCAATAATGACAGCTGGTCCTTCCTCTGGGAACGCCCGCTGACCCTCAGCATCCTTGTTATTGCCGGCCTGTGTCTGATTGTTCCGATGGTCTCACCACTTTTCGCCAAATTGCGAAAGGCAAAACCAGTCGAAACACCAACAGCGGACTAG
- a CDS encoding tripartite tricarboxylate transporter TctB family protein, with product MLFVKDRIGGMLLLIFSITYGLLSQQIHLLPFQANSAFHARTMPEVLSVLAIGLSVLIILFPGSDEKPRFAGLNWGLGALFLALMSAYGLMVRPMGFLIATSLFLMIGFALLGERKWWRLLAVAVPTVFAFWALMTYGLDVFIEPLPQFMKGS from the coding sequence ATGCTCTTCGTTAAGGACCGTATTGGCGGGATGCTTTTGCTGATCTTCAGCATTACCTATGGCCTGCTAAGCCAACAGATCCATCTGCTACCATTTCAGGCCAACTCCGCTTTCCATGCTCGCACCATGCCAGAGGTATTATCGGTTCTGGCAATTGGACTATCAGTTCTGATCATTCTATTCCCCGGATCTGATGAGAAGCCCCGCTTTGCCGGACTGAACTGGGGTCTTGGTGCCTTATTTCTCGCCCTGATGTCTGCATATGGATTGATGGTACGCCCAATGGGCTTTCTGATCGCAACATCTTTATTCCTGATGATCGGTTTTGCGCTTCTGGGTGAGCGCAAATGGTGGCGTCTTTTGGCTGTTGCTGTTCCAACCGTCTTCGCCTTTTGGGCGCTGATGACCTATGGCCTTGATGTTTTCATCGAGCCTCTGCCGCAATTTATGAAAGGATCCTGA
- a CDS encoding tripartite tricarboxylate transporter substrate binding protein: MKFLKAALCAAVFSVSAAGLSVSAKADGHKVLDEIKFLIPGGAGGGWDGTARGTGEALTKSGIVGAASYENMSGGGGGKAIAHLIETKDQSTLMVNSTPIVIRSLQKVFPQSFRDLTPIAGTIGDFGAIVVGKDSPHKSFGDLLAAYNADPKNVAIGGGSVAGGMDHLIASMVMKNAGADPTTVKYIPYDAGGKAMAGLLSGEIKALTTGFGEAIELARQGEVKILCVTSNARVEASKDTPTCSEAGSDGTYFVNWRGFFAAPGLPDEKKAMFVKALQEMYTTSDWVTVRDRNGWVEIFNPDDKFVKFLETQEEEVSALMKELGFL; encoded by the coding sequence ATGAAATTTTTGAAAGCAGCCCTTTGTGCTGCCGTTTTTTCTGTATCTGCAGCCGGTCTTTCTGTGTCTGCCAAAGCCGATGGTCACAAGGTGCTTGATGAAATCAAGTTCCTGATTCCTGGTGGTGCTGGCGGTGGCTGGGATGGGACTGCCCGCGGAACCGGCGAAGCTCTGACAAAGTCGGGCATCGTAGGCGCCGCATCCTATGAAAACATGTCTGGAGGCGGCGGTGGCAAAGCCATTGCTCATCTGATCGAAACCAAAGATCAGAGCACCTTGATGGTCAACTCCACTCCAATCGTTATTCGTTCCTTGCAGAAGGTCTTCCCTCAGTCCTTCCGTGATCTGACCCCAATCGCAGGTACGATCGGCGATTTTGGTGCTATCGTAGTCGGTAAGGATTCACCGCATAAGAGCTTTGGTGATCTGCTTGCAGCTTACAATGCCGATCCAAAGAATGTTGCTATTGGCGGCGGTTCCGTTGCAGGTGGCATGGATCATCTGATTGCCTCCATGGTCATGAAAAATGCCGGTGCCGATCCGACGACCGTGAAATATATCCCATATGACGCAGGTGGTAAAGCAATGGCAGGTCTGCTGTCTGGTGAGATCAAGGCGTTGACAACGGGTTTTGGTGAGGCAATCGAGCTCGCTCGTCAAGGTGAAGTGAAAATCCTTTGCGTCACTTCAAATGCTCGTGTGGAAGCATCCAAAGATACACCTACCTGCTCAGAGGCCGGGTCTGATGGGACTTATTTTGTGAACTGGCGCGGTTTCTTCGCAGCTCCTGGTCTACCAGACGAGAAGAAGGCCATGTTCGTGAAAGCATTGCAGGAAATGTATACGACTTCCGATTGGGTGACCGTTCGTGACCGCAACGGTTGGGTAGAAATCTTCAATCCTGATGACAAATTCGTCAAATTCCTGGAAACCCAGGAAGAGGAAGTTTCTGCGTTGATGAAGGAACTTGGTTTCCTCTAG
- a CDS encoding ABC transporter substrate-binding protein gives MKQDRLHNWINRLTNTGIFLFIALVYGVFNAQPSSAETLFEAPAPGADGETLTIYSSLDTHLSEPLIKAFQKLNPNISIVYEEMQTQDVYERVVNESDQSGATADLTLSSAMDLQMKLANDGYAQPVNLPDLENWPSWAQWRDTAFAFTFEPSVLVYHKPTFANLIPPNSRAELTKLLRESSDKFFGRVATYDIERAGVGYLFLAMDEKNHRNIWDLVSALGSAGVKLYSNSSAILQRVSEGQFALGYNILGSYASNWAENHPDLGIILPSDYTIVMSRIAFVPRVARNPELGTRFLAFLMSKEGQSVLSDQVRIPVLHPDIRGERTAHHLASNHGSQLRPIAVRPSLMVYLDQVKRARIVKKWNEALRDQ, from the coding sequence ATGAAACAGGATCGATTGCACAATTGGATAAATCGACTTACCAACACTGGAATTTTCCTTTTTATTGCATTAGTTTACGGAGTTTTCAACGCGCAACCATCATCAGCAGAAACTCTATTTGAGGCCCCTGCACCGGGCGCTGATGGCGAAACACTAACTATTTATTCTTCTTTGGATACTCATCTGTCAGAACCGCTGATCAAGGCATTTCAGAAATTGAATCCGAACATTTCGATTGTTTATGAAGAAATGCAAACGCAGGACGTCTATGAGCGGGTTGTAAACGAGAGCGATCAATCAGGCGCGACCGCTGATCTTACTCTTTCGTCTGCGATGGATCTGCAAATGAAGCTGGCCAATGATGGTTATGCTCAGCCTGTCAATCTGCCCGATCTCGAAAATTGGCCGAGTTGGGCACAATGGCGCGATACAGCTTTTGCTTTCACGTTTGAACCTTCCGTTCTCGTATATCACAAACCTACATTTGCCAATCTGATACCACCCAACTCTCGTGCGGAGCTCACCAAGCTCTTGCGAGAGAGCAGCGATAAATTTTTTGGGCGTGTTGCGACCTATGACATTGAACGCGCAGGGGTTGGTTACCTGTTTTTAGCGATGGACGAGAAAAATCACCGAAATATCTGGGATCTTGTCAGCGCCCTGGGAAGTGCAGGTGTGAAACTCTATTCCAACTCGTCCGCCATTTTGCAACGGGTCTCGGAAGGTCAGTTTGCGCTGGGTTATAATATTCTTGGGTCGTATGCCAGCAACTGGGCGGAGAACCATCCCGACCTCGGTATTATTTTGCCTTCAGATTATACCATCGTCATGTCTCGCATAGCCTTTGTTCCTCGTGTTGCGCGCAATCCAGAACTGGGAACGCGGTTTCTGGCCTTTCTAATGAGCAAGGAAGGCCAATCGGTTTTATCCGACCAGGTACGTATTCCCGTCCTTCACCCCGATATCCGGGGAGAACGCACAGCGCATCATCTGGCTAGTAATCATGGCAGCCAACTGCGTCCAATCGCGGTTCGCCCCAGCCTGATGGTTTATCTTGATCAGGTGAAGCGTGCCCGCATCGTCAAGAAATGGAACGAAGCGTTGCGTGATCAGTAA
- a CDS encoding response regulator, which translates to MRILIIEDNEALSQGLSKIMLTNGYAVDAVTTGDEADAVLAAQSYDLALLDLNLPNMDGFEILRNLRARRNDTPVLVLTARDGLDDRIKGLDLGADDYLTKPFEIPELEARVRALLRRRSGAMAAKLEIGKICLDMSAQTLHLDEQPEDIPAREFHVLQALMLANGRVLSKTQILESLSSFDDELSENAVEQYISRLRKRLAPFAVTIKTARGLGYFLKSDDESP; encoded by the coding sequence ATGCGTATTCTGATTATCGAAGATAATGAGGCACTGTCACAGGGCTTGAGCAAGATTATGCTGACCAATGGTTATGCTGTTGATGCGGTGACGACGGGCGATGAAGCTGACGCCGTGCTGGCTGCTCAAAGCTATGATCTGGCATTGCTGGATTTGAACCTTCCCAATATGGATGGATTTGAGATCTTGCGCAATTTGCGGGCTCGACGGAATGATACACCTGTGCTTGTGCTTACCGCTCGCGATGGTCTGGATGATCGCATCAAAGGATTGGATTTGGGGGCGGATGACTATCTTACCAAACCCTTTGAAATCCCGGAGTTGGAGGCGCGTGTTCGGGCTTTGTTACGCCGTCGATCCGGAGCTATGGCTGCAAAATTGGAAATAGGCAAAATCTGTCTGGATATGAGCGCCCAAACGCTTCATCTGGATGAGCAACCTGAAGATATCCCGGCTCGAGAATTTCATGTCCTGCAAGCATTGATGCTGGCTAATGGGCGAGTGTTGTCCAAAACACAGATCTTGGAATCCCTTTCCTCTTTTGATGATGAATTGAGTGAAAATGCCGTGGAACAATATATTTCTCGTCTTAGAAAACGCTTGGCTCCATTTGCGGTGACCATCAAAACAGCACGGGGTTTGGGTTACTTCCTTAAAAGTGATGATGAAAGCCCATGA